One Triticum dicoccoides isolate Atlit2015 ecotype Zavitan chromosome 4B, WEW_v2.0, whole genome shotgun sequence genomic window carries:
- the LOC119293185 gene encoding LOB domain-containing protein 4-like has product MKEVAAGGAGVSPCAACKLLRRRCSPGCVFAPYFPSGEPHRFASVHKVFGASNISKLLQEIPAEHRGDAVSSLVYEANARVRDPIYGCVGAITSLQRQVESLQTQLALAQAEMVRLRMADAYGGTARRGGGSTASGSPSSMSSPTKTADRHDMAVDQSGVMELELECSRFWSF; this is encoded by the exons ATGAaggaggtggcggcgggcggcgcgggggtGTCCCCGTGCGCGGCGTGCAagctgctgcggcggcggtgctcgcCGGGGTGCGTGTTCGCGCCCTACTTCCCCTCCGGCGAGCCGCACCGCTTCGCCAGCGTGCACAAGGTCTTCGGCGCCAGCAACATCAGCAAGCTCCTCCAG GAGATTCCGGCGGAGCACCGGGGCGACGCGGTGAGCAGCCTGGTGTACGAGGCGAACGCGCGCGTGCGGGACCCCATCTACGGCTGCGTCGGCGCCATCACGTCGCTGCAGCGGCAGGTGGAGTCGCTGCAGACGCAGCTCGCGCTCGCGCAGGCTGAGATGGTCAGGCTCAGGATGGCCGACGCCTACGGCGGCACCGCACGCCGCGGCGGCGGAAGCACCGCCAGCGGCTCGCCGTCCTCCATGTCGTCGCCGACCAAGACGGCGGACCGCCATGACATGGCTGTGGATCAGTCCGGCGTCATGGAGCTGGAGCTGGAGTGCTCCAGGTTCTGGTCATTCTGA
- the LOC119294569 gene encoding uncharacterized protein At4g15545-like, whose protein sequence is MPPAEGAAAGLGVSEFALPDGVLAVLPRDPYEQLDLARRITALAVAGRVTGLEREAARLREGAAERDRENAELRDRVALLDRALQETNARLRAALEDNIQLSKERDSLAQTSKKQARDLHKLESFKRHLMQSLRDDSTSPQETVDITTCDQSVSSKTSSCGDGSISHTAANLLNGSGDLGSTTREAARTPVQKYALSPHINQRLTPEATPNIMSTSASPRGMSTTATPKLVSGATSPSRTRIEGHMSMTPWYSSKQSSAANSPPRGRPNPGRTPRIDGKEFFRQARSRLSYEQFGAFLANIKELNAHKQSREETLKKAEEIFGPDSKDLYLSFQGLLNRSLP, encoded by the exons ATGCCACCggcggagggcgcggcggcggggctgggggtCTCGGAGTTCGCGCTGCCGGACGGCGTGCTGGCGGTGCTGCCGCGGGACCCCTACGAGCAGCTGGATCTGGCGCGCCGCATCACCGCGCTGGCCGTCGCCGGCCGGGTCACCGGGCTCGAGCGCGAGGCGGCGCGGCTCAGGGAGGGCGCCGCCGAGCGGGACCGGGAGAACGCCGAGCTGCGGGACCGCGTCGCGCTGCTCGACCGCGCGCTCCAGGAGACCAACGCCAGGCTCCGCGCCGCGCTCGAGGACAAT ATTCAGCTGAGCAAGGAGCGGGACTCGCTCGCGCAGACCTCCAAGAAGCAGGCGCGCGACCTGCACAAG CTGGAGTCGTTCAAGAGGCATCTGATGCAGTCACTCCGCGATGATAGTACATCG CCCCAAGAAACTGTTGACATTACAACATGTGATCAGTCAGTATCATCTAAAACATCGTCCTGTGGAG ATGGATCTATCAGCCACACTGCAGCAAATTTGTTGAATGGGTCTGGGGATCTTGGAAGCACAACAAGAGAAG CGGCAAGGACTCCAGTCCAAAAGTATGCCCTCTCCCCACACATCAACCAACGCCTTACGCCAGAAGCCACACCAAATATAATGTCCACCTCTGCTTCTCCAAGAGGAATGTCCACCACCGCAACACCAAAGTTGGTATCTGGAGCTACCTCGCCTTCAAGAACTCGAATCGAAGGACACATGTCAATGACACCATGGTATTCAAGCAAGCAGTCGTCTGCAGCTAACTCACCTCCAAGGGGACGTCCCAACCCAG GTCGCACTCCTCGTATTGATGGAAAAGAATTTTTCCGTCAGGCCAG GAGCCGTCTATCATACGAACAGTTTGGAGCGTTTTTAGCGAACATCAAGGAGCTGAATGCTCATAAGCAGTCACGAGAG GAAACCCTCAAGAAGGCTGAAGAAATATTTGGTCCAGACAGCAAAGACCTATACCTCTCTTTCCAAGGCTTACTAAACCGCAGCTTGCCGTAG
- the LOC119294570 gene encoding membralin-like protein At1g60995 isoform X1: MDPEQTFLRVHARLSGMLSQLLTPRIRLALEYLYLAGAVALFCLLVVMHTNFVQQPGCSSEFTGIEFGEAQLVQIKIISGGLWASKGVSYIMDLQNLGRSAEKILEVNGDKFNVLASKFLSTWVGPGPRRRVPELKTTGEGSVHHPLSAKESIKAAVTYLSRKWYSRAALFWRNIKQVSDNALQLMVRSNWDDFLHLIKDLQLPSMDHLLLNIVKWFEKRSKSFEPTYLYGVEKGYFLLSEVAKNTHGVRTINITISARNPCFGNRWQQLLINSIVGYDTILTNSLVNSPGQGYLYNFQTKELYDLSYGHEPPTGPTRFGDYFVTKCGVLLMSLFVFFTTTMSVSFTLRETQSRMLRFTVQLQHHARHQLPTFQLIFVHVIESLVFVPIMIGILFFLFEFYDDQLLAFLVLTLVWLCELFTMISVRTSISMQFFPRFFLLYFLVFHIYFFSYTYGFSYLAFSATAAFMQHLILYFWNRFEVPALQRFIRSRAHIHQQTGVQITSSTIYTSTLHIARVNVRDPGTLNDDAGAAHEADPLLAQAEPTRNHQEGAQQLNENADAAATNPLQYEDQNLEQAGNAPAASGSLNPFGSLLLWLLGGGASDGIVSFFSMFRDVRDHHGGQDYAEPPQNENEQVT, encoded by the exons CCGGGCTGCTCAAGTGAGTTCACTGGAATTGAATTTGGTGAAGCACAACTTGTCCAAATCAAG ATAATCAGTGGTGGACTATGGGCCAGCAAAGGTGTGTCTTATATTATGGATCTCCAGAACCTGGGGCGTTCAGCTGAGAAAATTCTAGAGGTTAATGGTGATAAGTTCAATGTTTTGGCATCTAAGTTTTTGTCAACTTGGGTTGGTCCTGGACCTAGAAGGA GGGTACCGGAATTGAAGACAACCGGAGAGGGTTCTGTACATCATCCTTTATCTGCTAAAGAATCAATTAAAGCAGCGGTTACGTACTTATCCAGAAAGTGGTACTCTCGTGCTGCCTTATTTTGGAGGAACATAAAGCAGGTTTCAGATAATGCCCTCCAACTAATG GTCAGATCAAACTGGGATGACTTTCTCCACCTCATTAAGGATCTTCAATTACCAAGCATGGATCATCTTCTTTTGAACATTG TGAAGTGGTTTGAGAAAAGAAGCAAATCGTTTGAGCCTACCTATTTATATGGTGTGGAGAAG GGATATTTCTTGCTTTCTGAAGTAGCCAAAAATACCCATGGTGTCCGAACTATAAACATCACGATTTCTGCTCGAAATCCTTGCTTTGGGAACAG GTGGCAGCAGCTTTTGATAAACAGCATTGTTGGTTATGATACTATACTGACAAACAGCTTGGTGAATTCTCCTGGCCAGG GTTATCTATACAACTTTCAGACAAAGGAGCTTTATGATCTTAGTTATGGGCATGAACCGCCAACAGGTCCTACAAGATTCGGAG ATTACTTTGTGACGAAATGTGGTGTCCTTCTAATGTCACTCTTTgtattcttcacaaccaccatgtcTGTTTCATTTACCCTGAGGGAAACGCAGTCCCGCATGCTTAGGTTCACAG TGCAGCTTCAACACCATGCACGCCACCAGCTGCCCACATTTCAACTGATATTTGTGCATGTCATTGAATCACTGGTTTTTGTTCCG ATCATGATTGGGATCCTCTTTTTTCTGTTTGAGTTCTACGATGACCAGTTGCTCGCTTTTCTTGTTCTGACTCTTGTGTGGTTATGTGAGCTGTTCACAATGATCAG TGTGCGCACATCTATTTCAATGCAGTTCTTTCCGCGCTTCTTCTTGTTGTATTTCCTGGTTTTCCACATCTACTTCTTTTCATACACCTACG GCTTCTCGTACCTGGCTTTCTCTGCTACGGCAGCATTCATGCAACATCTAATCCTGTACTTTTGGAATCGTTTTGAG GTGCCAGCCCTCCAGAGATTCATACGGAGCCGAGCTCACATCCACCAACAGACTGGTGTTCAGATCACATCCTCCACCATCTACACTTCAACATTACATATCGCGAGGGTAAACGTGAGGGACCCCGGCACGTTAAACGACGACGCTGGCGCAGCTCATGAAGCAGACCCCCTACTGGCCCAGGCCGAgccgacgaggaaccaccaagaggggGCCCAGCAACTCAATGAAAACGCCGATGCAGCAGCCACCAACCCTCTCCAGTACGAGGATCAAAATCTCGAGCAAGCCGGCAACGCCCCTGCAGCCTCGGGCTCCCTGAACCCGTTCGGCTCCCTCTTGCTGTGGTTGCTAGGAGGCGGCGCTTCTGACGGCATAGTCTCCTTCTTCTCCATGTTCAGGGACGTCCGCGACCACCACGGCGGCCAGGACTACGCCGAACCGCCCCAAAACGAGAACGAGCAGGTGACATAG
- the LOC119294570 gene encoding membralin-like protein At1g60995 isoform X2, translating into MDPEQTFLRVHARLSGMLSQLLTPRIRLALEYLYLAGAVALFCLLVVMHTNFVQQPGCSSEFTGIEFGEAQLVQIKIISGGLWASKGVPELKTTGEGSVHHPLSAKESIKAAVTYLSRKWYSRAALFWRNIKQVSDNALQLMVRSNWDDFLHLIKDLQLPSMDHLLLNIVKWFEKRSKSFEPTYLYGVEKGYFLLSEVAKNTHGVRTINITISARNPCFGNRWQQLLINSIVGYDTILTNSLVNSPGQGYLYNFQTKELYDLSYGHEPPTGPTRFGDYFVTKCGVLLMSLFVFFTTTMSVSFTLRETQSRMLRFTVQLQHHARHQLPTFQLIFVHVIESLVFVPIMIGILFFLFEFYDDQLLAFLVLTLVWLCELFTMISVRTSISMQFFPRFFLLYFLVFHIYFFSYTYGFSYLAFSATAAFMQHLILYFWNRFEVPALQRFIRSRAHIHQQTGVQITSSTIYTSTLHIARVNVRDPGTLNDDAGAAHEADPLLAQAEPTRNHQEGAQQLNENADAAATNPLQYEDQNLEQAGNAPAASGSLNPFGSLLLWLLGGGASDGIVSFFSMFRDVRDHHGGQDYAEPPQNENEQVT; encoded by the exons CCGGGCTGCTCAAGTGAGTTCACTGGAATTGAATTTGGTGAAGCACAACTTGTCCAAATCAAG ATAATCAGTGGTGGACTATGGGCCAGCAAAG GGGTACCGGAATTGAAGACAACCGGAGAGGGTTCTGTACATCATCCTTTATCTGCTAAAGAATCAATTAAAGCAGCGGTTACGTACTTATCCAGAAAGTGGTACTCTCGTGCTGCCTTATTTTGGAGGAACATAAAGCAGGTTTCAGATAATGCCCTCCAACTAATG GTCAGATCAAACTGGGATGACTTTCTCCACCTCATTAAGGATCTTCAATTACCAAGCATGGATCATCTTCTTTTGAACATTG TGAAGTGGTTTGAGAAAAGAAGCAAATCGTTTGAGCCTACCTATTTATATGGTGTGGAGAAG GGATATTTCTTGCTTTCTGAAGTAGCCAAAAATACCCATGGTGTCCGAACTATAAACATCACGATTTCTGCTCGAAATCCTTGCTTTGGGAACAG GTGGCAGCAGCTTTTGATAAACAGCATTGTTGGTTATGATACTATACTGACAAACAGCTTGGTGAATTCTCCTGGCCAGG GTTATCTATACAACTTTCAGACAAAGGAGCTTTATGATCTTAGTTATGGGCATGAACCGCCAACAGGTCCTACAAGATTCGGAG ATTACTTTGTGACGAAATGTGGTGTCCTTCTAATGTCACTCTTTgtattcttcacaaccaccatgtcTGTTTCATTTACCCTGAGGGAAACGCAGTCCCGCATGCTTAGGTTCACAG TGCAGCTTCAACACCATGCACGCCACCAGCTGCCCACATTTCAACTGATATTTGTGCATGTCATTGAATCACTGGTTTTTGTTCCG ATCATGATTGGGATCCTCTTTTTTCTGTTTGAGTTCTACGATGACCAGTTGCTCGCTTTTCTTGTTCTGACTCTTGTGTGGTTATGTGAGCTGTTCACAATGATCAG TGTGCGCACATCTATTTCAATGCAGTTCTTTCCGCGCTTCTTCTTGTTGTATTTCCTGGTTTTCCACATCTACTTCTTTTCATACACCTACG GCTTCTCGTACCTGGCTTTCTCTGCTACGGCAGCATTCATGCAACATCTAATCCTGTACTTTTGGAATCGTTTTGAG GTGCCAGCCCTCCAGAGATTCATACGGAGCCGAGCTCACATCCACCAACAGACTGGTGTTCAGATCACATCCTCCACCATCTACACTTCAACATTACATATCGCGAGGGTAAACGTGAGGGACCCCGGCACGTTAAACGACGACGCTGGCGCAGCTCATGAAGCAGACCCCCTACTGGCCCAGGCCGAgccgacgaggaaccaccaagaggggGCCCAGCAACTCAATGAAAACGCCGATGCAGCAGCCACCAACCCTCTCCAGTACGAGGATCAAAATCTCGAGCAAGCCGGCAACGCCCCTGCAGCCTCGGGCTCCCTGAACCCGTTCGGCTCCCTCTTGCTGTGGTTGCTAGGAGGCGGCGCTTCTGACGGCATAGTCTCCTTCTTCTCCATGTTCAGGGACGTCCGCGACCACCACGGCGGCCAGGACTACGCCGAACCGCCCCAAAACGAGAACGAGCAGGTGACATAG